A window from Citrobacter amalonaticus encodes these proteins:
- the hglS gene encoding 2-oxoadipate dioxygenase/decarboxylase HglS, which yields MANTITADEIREHFSQAMSAMYQQEVPQYGTLLELVADVNLAVLENNPTLHEKLANADELARLNVERHGAIRVGTADELSTLRRMFAIMGMFPVSYYDLSQAGVPVHSTAFRPIDDASLSRNPFRVFTSLLRLELIENASLRQRAAEILAQRDIFTPRCRELLDVWESQKGFNATQAREFVKEALETFRWHRHATVDEKTYHALHNEHRLIADVVCFPGCHINHLTPRTLDIDRVQSMMPECGIEPKVLIEGPPRREVPILLRQTSFKALEEPVLFAGEMQGTHTARFGEIEQRGVALTIKGRQLYDELLRHAGTGKDNLTHQLHLQEVFNAFPDSEFLLRQQGLAWFRYRLTPSGEAHRNAIHPGDDPQPHIERGWVQAQPITYEDFLPVSAAGIFQSNLGNETQARSHGNASREAFEQALGCPVFDEFVLYQEAEERSKRRCGLL from the coding sequence ATGGCGAACACCATCACGGCAGATGAGATTCGGGAACATTTTTCGCAGGCAATGTCAGCAATGTACCAGCAGGAAGTTCCGCAATACGGCACGTTACTGGAACTTGTGGCTGACGTGAATCTGGCAGTTCTCGAAAATAACCCCACGCTGCATGAAAAACTGGCCAATGCAGATGAACTGGCGCGCCTCAACGTGGAGCGTCATGGCGCAATTCGTGTCGGAACGGCAGACGAACTGTCCACACTGCGACGCATGTTTGCGATCATGGGGATGTTTCCGGTCAGCTATTACGATCTCTCTCAGGCCGGGGTGCCGGTACATTCAACTGCATTTCGTCCCATTGACGATGCATCGCTGTCGCGAAATCCGTTTCGCGTCTTTACCTCCTTACTGCGACTTGAACTGATTGAAAACGCGTCGCTCCGCCAGCGTGCGGCGGAGATCCTCGCGCAGCGCGATATCTTTACGCCACGCTGTCGCGAACTGCTCGACGTCTGGGAGAGTCAGAAGGGGTTTAACGCGACGCAGGCTCGCGAGTTCGTGAAAGAAGCGCTGGAAACGTTTCGCTGGCATCGCCACGCCACCGTGGATGAAAAAACCTATCATGCACTGCATAACGAACATCGCCTGATCGCCGATGTGGTCTGTTTCCCGGGCTGTCACATTAATCATCTGACACCCAGAACGCTGGATATCGACCGGGTGCAGTCGATGATGCCGGAATGCGGCATTGAACCGAAAGTCCTTATCGAAGGCCCGCCGCGCCGTGAGGTGCCGATTCTGCTGCGCCAGACCAGCTTCAAAGCGCTGGAAGAACCGGTGCTGTTTGCGGGCGAAATGCAGGGGACACACACGGCCCGCTTCGGCGAGATTGAACAACGCGGCGTGGCGCTGACGATAAAAGGGCGTCAGCTATACGATGAATTACTGCGCCATGCCGGTACCGGGAAAGACAACCTGACGCATCAACTGCATTTGCAGGAGGTGTTTAACGCGTTTCCGGACAGCGAATTCCTGCTGCGCCAACAGGGACTGGCCTGGTTCCGCTATCGTCTGACGCCGTCAGGCGAAGCGCACCGCAATGCGATTCATCCTGGCGACGATCCGCAACCGCACATTGAACGTGGCTGGGTGCAGGCGCAGCCCATCACCTATGAAGATTTCCTGCCTGTCAGCGCGGCGGGGATTTTTCAGTCGAATCTCGGTAACGAAACGCAGGCGCGCAGTCATGGCAATGCCAGCCGCGAGGCCTTTGAACAGGCGCTGGGGTGTCCGGTGTTTGACGAGTTTGTGTTGTATCAGGAAGCGGAAGAACGCAGCAAACGGCGTTGCGGCCTGCTTTAA
- the pcaH gene encoding protocatechuate 3,4-dioxygenase subunit beta: MREKVSSREVIHRDYNSHPPAFAPGYKTSVLRSPRNALISLQNSLSEITGPVFSDNDLGPLDNDLIMNYAKDGLPIGERIIVHGYVRDGFGRPMRNTLVEVWQANAGGRYRHKKDQYLAPIDPNFGGCGRVLTDENGYYFFRTIKPGPYPWRNQVSDWRPSHIHFSLSGEAFAQRLITQMYFEGDPLIKQCPIVKTINNDDAIRTLIAELDTHAAVPLDCLAYRFDLVLRGQRATLFENRTQGGAQ; encoded by the coding sequence ATGCGTGAAAAAGTGTCCTCTCGCGAGGTGATCCATCGCGACTATAACAGCCATCCGCCCGCCTTCGCCCCCGGCTATAAGACCAGCGTTCTGCGCTCGCCGCGCAACGCGCTGATCTCTTTGCAGAATTCATTGTCTGAGATCACCGGGCCGGTATTCAGCGACAACGATCTTGGCCCGCTGGATAACGACCTGATTATGAATTACGCCAAAGACGGCCTGCCGATTGGCGAACGGATTATCGTCCACGGTTACGTGCGCGACGGTTTTGGCCGCCCAATGAGAAATACGCTGGTCGAAGTCTGGCAGGCCAATGCCGGTGGTCGCTATCGTCATAAAAAAGACCAGTATCTCGCGCCGATTGATCCTAATTTTGGCGGCTGCGGACGGGTATTAACCGATGAGAACGGCTATTACTTTTTCCGTACCATCAAACCCGGCCCTTACCCGTGGCGCAATCAGGTCAGTGACTGGCGTCCCTCGCATATTCACTTTTCACTCTCCGGCGAGGCCTTTGCCCAACGGTTGATTACGCAAATGTATTTTGAAGGCGACCCGTTGATCAAACAGTGCCCAATTGTGAAAACTATCAATAACGATGATGCGATCCGCACATTGATTGCCGAACTGGATACCCACGCCGCCGTACCGCTCGACTGCCTGGCATATCGCTTTGACCTCGTACTTCGCGGACAGCGCGCTACGTTGTTTGAAAACCGCACTCAGGGAGGCGCGCAATGA
- the pcaG gene encoding protocatechuate 3,4-dioxygenase subunit alpha, with translation MKEYLQETASQTAGPYVHIGLAPDAAGFHIFEKNFSSTLTNSHTEGERIVIEGRVIDGSGTPLRDVLLEIWQANAHGRYNHPADRQEDKPLDADFRGWGRTCSDFDSGVWRFDTIKPGCVVGRDGRLMAPHVNLWIVARGINIGLNTRLYFADEQEANQRDPVLNLIEWEVRRQTLIARREQRGSEIVYIFDIHLQGENETVFFDV, from the coding sequence ATGAAAGAGTATTTGCAGGAAACCGCCTCGCAGACGGCGGGACCGTATGTGCACATTGGGCTTGCGCCTGACGCCGCTGGATTTCACATCTTTGAGAAAAACTTCAGCTCCACGCTGACCAATAGCCATACCGAAGGCGAACGTATTGTGATCGAGGGACGGGTGATTGATGGTTCCGGTACGCCGTTGCGCGATGTGCTGCTGGAGATCTGGCAGGCCAACGCCCATGGACGCTACAACCATCCGGCTGACCGTCAGGAAGATAAGCCGCTCGACGCGGACTTTCGCGGCTGGGGACGAACCTGTTCAGACTTCGACAGCGGCGTGTGGCGTTTCGATACCATTAAGCCGGGCTGTGTTGTGGGACGCGATGGCCGCCTGATGGCTCCCCACGTTAATCTGTGGATCGTCGCGCGCGGCATCAACATTGGCCTGAACACCCGTCTCTATTTTGCGGATGAGCAAGAAGCCAATCAGCGCGATCCGGTGCTCAATCTGATCGAATGGGAAGTTCGCCGTCAGACCCTGATTGCCCGCCGCGAACAGCGTGGTAGCGAGATCGTCTATATCTTCGATATTCACCTGCAGGGAGAAAACGAAACCGTCTTTTTCGACGTTTGA
- a CDS encoding manganese-dependent inorganic pyrophosphatase encodes MIHVVGHLNPDSDAICTAFMAARWLNMRGRQASAWRLGEANRETQFLFERAGLDMPPLLTMPLTDLDVWLVDFTEPAQGPETLMASNIVGIIDHHRLGGLVTRLPPEVWIKPVGSSATLLWQLMSPEDRAQITSAQALLLLGAILSDTVTLRSPTTTADDRQAIEALTTRAGVELAAFSADLLSAKTSVEGLSASELLQKDIKRFTIKGKQVSVAQIELYALSQVADVMDALRQEMADYATRSGADLVVLMLTDINAGNSQLWFAGPRQLELAQPVTVEGMLSRKKQMLPWLESHVAKIDQA; translated from the coding sequence ATGATCCATGTCGTAGGCCACCTGAATCCGGACAGTGACGCCATTTGCACCGCTTTTATGGCTGCCCGCTGGTTGAACATGCGCGGACGTCAGGCCTCGGCCTGGCGCCTGGGTGAAGCCAATCGCGAAACCCAATTTCTGTTTGAGCGTGCGGGGCTGGACATGCCGCCGTTACTGACGATGCCGCTGACAGACCTCGACGTCTGGCTGGTGGATTTCACCGAGCCAGCGCAGGGACCGGAAACCCTTATGGCGAGCAATATCGTGGGTATTATCGATCATCACCGTCTGGGTGGACTGGTGACCCGTTTGCCGCCAGAAGTGTGGATAAAGCCGGTGGGCAGCAGCGCCACGCTGCTATGGCAACTGATGAGCCCGGAGGACAGGGCGCAGATAACGTCTGCGCAGGCGTTATTACTATTGGGCGCAATATTGAGTGACACTGTCACGCTTCGCTCGCCAACTACCACGGCGGATGACCGTCAGGCCATTGAAGCACTGACAACGCGTGCCGGGGTTGAGCTGGCGGCGTTCAGCGCTGACCTGCTGAGTGCTAAAACCAGCGTCGAAGGATTAAGCGCCAGTGAACTGCTGCAAAAAGATATCAAGCGTTTCACCATCAAGGGTAAGCAGGTGAGCGTTGCGCAGATCGAACTGTATGCATTGAGCCAGGTCGCCGACGTGATGGATGCCCTGCGGCAAGAAATGGCCGATTATGCGACCCGCAGCGGGGCGGATTTGGTGGTGCTGATGTTGACGGATATCAACGCTGGCAATTCGCAACTCTGGTTTGCCGGCCCGCGCCAACTGGAACTGGCACAACCGGTGACGGTAGAGGGGATGTTGAGCCGCAAGAAACAGATGCTGCCGTGGCTCGAAAGCCATGTTGCGAAAATAGACCAGGCCTGA
- a CDS encoding LysR substrate-binding domain-containing protein, translating to MEKNSLFSQRIRLRHLHTFVAVAQQGTLGRAAETLNLSQPALSKTLNELEQLTGTRLFERGRLGAQLTLPGEQFLTHAVKVLDALNTAGQALNRKEGLNNDVVRIGALPTAALGILPSVIGQFHQQQKETTLQVATMNNTMLLAGLKSGELDIGIGRMSDPELMSGLNYELLFLESLKLVVRPNHPLLQENVTLSRVMEWPVVVSPKGTVPRQNAETLLQSQGCKMPTGCIETLSASLSRQLTVDYNYVWFVPSGAVKEDLRQATLVSLPVPTQGAGEPIGILTRVDSPLSSGAQRLIAAIRKSMPL from the coding sequence ATGGAAAAAAATAGTCTGTTCAGTCAGCGCATCCGATTGCGCCATCTTCATACATTTGTCGCTGTCGCTCAACAAGGAACCCTGGGGCGCGCAGCCGAAACCCTTAACCTCAGCCAGCCTGCGCTTTCCAAAACGCTTAACGAACTGGAGCAACTGACCGGCACCCGCCTCTTTGAGCGCGGACGGCTCGGTGCGCAACTGACGTTACCTGGCGAGCAGTTCTTAACCCATGCGGTGAAAGTGCTAGATGCGCTCAACACCGCCGGGCAGGCGCTGAACCGTAAAGAAGGTCTTAACAATGATGTGGTAAGAATAGGCGCGCTACCGACCGCCGCGCTGGGTATTCTTCCGTCGGTCATCGGTCAGTTTCATCAGCAGCAAAAAGAGACCACGCTGCAGGTGGCAACGATGAACAATACCATGCTGCTGGCGGGCCTGAAATCCGGCGAGCTCGACATCGGCATTGGCCGGATGTCCGATCCGGAATTGATGAGCGGCCTTAATTATGAGCTGCTGTTTCTCGAGTCATTAAAGCTGGTCGTGCGTCCGAATCACCCACTATTGCAGGAAAACGTGACGCTGAGTCGCGTGATGGAGTGGCCCGTGGTTGTTTCGCCCAAAGGCACAGTACCACGGCAAAATGCCGAGACGCTGTTGCAAAGCCAGGGCTGTAAGATGCCAACCGGCTGCATTGAGACGCTCTCCGCCTCGCTGTCGCGCCAGTTAACGGTTGATTATAACTACGTCTGGTTTGTGCCCTCTGGCGCGGTGAAAGAGGATTTGCGCCAGGCGACGCTGGTTTCGCTACCCGTGCCCACACAGGGCGCAGGCGAGCCGATCGGTATTCTCACCCGTGTGGATTCACCGCTCTCTTCCGGCGCGCAACGCTTAATTGCCGCTATCCGTAAATCGATGCCGTTATAA
- a CDS encoding methyl-accepting chemotaxis protein: MDNTSSMQAPHKLGFLHHIRLVPLFSSILGGILLLFALSSGLAGYFLMQADRDQRDVTDEIQVRMGLSNSSNHLRTARINMIHAGAASRIAEMDDMKANIAAAEKRIKQSEEGFTIYMARKVKTPADEALDGELESSFKAYIAGMQPMLKYARNGMFEAIINHESEHARQLDASYNKVLLKAIELRMARANQLSEQAHQRTQLGMIFMIGAFGLALVLTLMTFIVLRRTVIQPLQHAAQRIEQIAAGDLTMQDEPTGRSEIGRLSRHLQQMQRSLVQTVGSVRQGAEEIYRGTSEISAGNTDLSSRTEEQAAAIEQTAASMEELTATVKQNADNAHHASKLAEDASGKASRGGQMVSGVVQTMGNISTSSKKISEITAVINSIAFQTNILALNAAVEAARAGEQGRGFAVVASEVRTLASRSAQAAKEIEGLISESVRLIDQGSGEVVAAGNTMTDIVEAVKRVTDIMLEIAAASDEQSRGIVQVSQAISEMDKVTQQNASLVEEASAAAASLEEQAARLTEAVGTFRLQGGPTSKRVPTTNTPVQPLTQPVTDHGDNWETF; this comes from the coding sequence ATGGACAACACATCATCGATGCAAGCACCACATAAGCTGGGCTTTCTGCATCACATCAGGCTGGTTCCGCTGTTTTCCTCCATTCTCGGTGGCATCCTTTTACTGTTCGCGCTGAGCTCCGGTCTGGCGGGCTACTTTCTCATGCAGGCTGACCGCGATCAGCGGGATGTGACGGATGAGATCCAGGTCCGCATGGGATTATCGAACAGTTCGAACCACCTGCGTACCGCGCGAATCAACATGATTCATGCCGGCGCGGCGAGCCGAATTGCTGAAATGGATGACATGAAAGCCAACATTGCGGCGGCGGAAAAGCGTATTAAGCAGTCTGAAGAAGGGTTTACTATTTACATGGCGCGCAAGGTGAAAACCCCTGCGGATGAAGCGTTGGATGGCGAACTGGAGAGCAGTTTCAAAGCCTATATAGCGGGAATGCAACCGATGCTCAAGTACGCCAGAAACGGTATGTTTGAAGCGATCATCAACCACGAAAGCGAACACGCAAGACAACTGGATGCCAGTTACAATAAGGTCCTGTTGAAGGCGATTGAACTGCGCATGGCGCGGGCTAACCAGTTAAGCGAACAGGCTCATCAGCGCACCCAACTGGGCATGATATTCATGATTGGCGCTTTTGGTCTGGCACTGGTGCTGACGCTGATGACGTTTATTGTTCTGCGTCGTACCGTCATTCAGCCGTTGCAGCATGCCGCGCAGCGTATTGAGCAAATTGCCGCCGGTGATCTCACCATGCAGGATGAACCTACCGGGCGTAGCGAGATTGGGCGACTGAGCCGCCACCTGCAACAAATGCAGCGTTCGCTGGTGCAAACGGTCGGTTCGGTGCGTCAGGGGGCAGAAGAGATTTATCGCGGTACCAGCGAAATCTCGGCGGGCAATACCGATTTGTCGTCACGCACCGAAGAACAGGCGGCGGCGATCGAACAGACGGCGGCCAGCATGGAAGAGTTGACCGCGACGGTGAAGCAAAACGCCGATAACGCACACCACGCCAGCAAACTGGCGGAAGACGCGTCCGGCAAAGCCAGCCGTGGCGGGCAGATGGTTTCCGGCGTGGTCCAGACGATGGGCAATATTTCGACCAGTTCGAAGAAAATCTCTGAGATCACAGCGGTTATCAACAGCATCGCTTTCCAGACCAATATTCTGGCGCTGAACGCTGCGGTTGAAGCCGCGCGTGCCGGCGAGCAAGGACGTGGATTCGCCGTGGTCGCCAGTGAGGTCCGCACGCTGGCCAGCCGCAGTGCCCAGGCAGCGAAAGAGATTGAGGGGCTTATCAGCGAATCCGTCCGTCTCATCGATCAAGGTTCTGGTGAAGTGGTCGCGGCGGGGAACACGATGACCGACATCGTGGAGGCGGTAAAACGCGTCACCGATATCATGCTGGAAATCGCCGCGGCGTCGGACGAGCAGAGCCGCGGGATCGTGCAGGTCAGCCAGGCCATCTCTGAGATGGACAAAGTAACTCAGCAGAACGCTTCGCTGGTGGAAGAGGCCTCTGCGGCAGCGGCGTCGCTGGAAGAGCAGGCGGCACGACTGACGGAGGCGGTGGGGACGTTTCGCTTACAGGGTGGACCCACGAGCAAGCGCGTACCGACAACAAACACCCCCGTTCAGCCTCTGACACAGCCGGTTACCGATCACGGGGATAACTGGGAAACCTTCTAA
- a CDS encoding S-(hydroxymethyl)glutathione dehydrogenase/class III alcohol dehydrogenase, which yields MKSRAAVAFGPGQPLKIVEIDVAAPKKGEVLVKITHTGVCHTDAFTLSGDDPEGVFPAVLGHEGGGVVVDVGEGVTSLKPGDHVIPLYTAECGECKFCKSGKTNLCQAVRATQGKGLMPDGTTRFSYNGEPIYHYMGTSTFSEYTVCAEISLAKVNPQAPLDKVCLLGCGVTTGIGAVHNTAKVKEGDTVAVFGLGGIGLAVIQGAVQAKAGRIIAVDTNPEKFKLAAEMGATDFINPKDYDKPIQEVIVELTDGGVDFSFECIGNVDVMRAALECCHKGWGESIIIGVAGAGQEIKTRPFQLVTGRVWRGSAFGGVKGRTQLPGMVEEAMAGKIQLDPFITHRLPLEQINDAFDLMHEGKSIRTVIHFGDN from the coding sequence ATGAAATCACGTGCAGCAGTCGCGTTTGGCCCCGGTCAGCCGCTCAAAATTGTTGAGATTGACGTCGCAGCGCCGAAAAAAGGCGAAGTTCTGGTTAAAATTACCCACACCGGGGTTTGCCACACTGACGCGTTTACGCTGTCTGGTGACGATCCGGAAGGTGTGTTCCCGGCGGTACTGGGACATGAAGGCGGCGGTGTAGTGGTCGACGTCGGCGAAGGCGTGACCAGTCTGAAGCCGGGCGACCATGTTATCCCGCTGTATACCGCCGAATGCGGAGAGTGCAAATTCTGTAAATCCGGGAAGACCAACCTCTGTCAGGCCGTGCGCGCCACCCAGGGAAAAGGTCTGATGCCGGATGGCACCACCCGTTTTTCTTACAATGGTGAACCAATCTATCACTACATGGGTACCAGTACCTTCAGCGAATACACCGTATGTGCGGAAATCTCACTGGCGAAAGTCAACCCGCAAGCCCCGCTGGATAAGGTTTGTCTGCTGGGGTGTGGCGTCACTACGGGCATAGGTGCCGTGCATAACACCGCGAAAGTCAAAGAGGGCGATACCGTTGCCGTGTTTGGCCTTGGCGGGATCGGCCTGGCGGTGATTCAGGGCGCTGTACAGGCGAAAGCAGGGCGTATTATTGCTGTCGATACCAACCCGGAAAAATTCAAACTGGCGGCTGAAATGGGCGCAACCGACTTCATTAATCCGAAAGATTATGACAAACCGATCCAGGAGGTGATTGTTGAGCTCACCGACGGTGGTGTCGACTTTAGCTTCGAATGTATCGGTAACGTCGACGTGATGCGTGCGGCGCTGGAATGCTGCCATAAAGGATGGGGCGAGAGCATCATCATTGGTGTTGCCGGGGCGGGCCAGGAAATTAAAACTCGCCCGTTCCAGCTGGTGACAGGCCGGGTCTGGCGCGGTTCCGCGTTTGGCGGCGTCAAAGGGCGCACCCAGTTACCGGGCATGGTGGAAGAGGCAATGGCCGGGAAAATCCAGTTGGATCCGTTCATTACCCATCGTTTGCCGCTGGAGCAAATCAACGACGCGTTTGACCTGATGCACGAAGGTAAATCCATCCGTACCGTTATCCATTTTGGCGATAACTGA
- a CDS encoding metal/formaldehyde-sensitive transcriptional repressor encodes MPHSPEDKKRILTRVRRIRGQVDALERALESGEPCLAILQQIAAVRGASNGLMGEMVEIHLKDELVSGETTPDQRAVRMAEIGHLLRAYLK; translated from the coding sequence ATGCCGCATTCACCTGAAGATAAAAAACGTATTCTGACTCGCGTCCGACGCATTCGGGGGCAGGTGGATGCCCTGGAGCGTGCGCTGGAGTCTGGCGAACCTTGCCTGGCTATCCTGCAACAAATCGCTGCGGTCCGCGGTGCGTCCAACGGTTTAATGGGCGAAATGGTTGAGATCCACCTGAAAGATGAGCTGGTGAGTGGTGAAACCACTCCTGACCAGCGCGCCGTGCGTATGGCTGAAATCGGCCACCTTCTTCGCGCTTATCTAAAATAA
- a CDS encoding helix-turn-helix domain-containing protein produces MAAEVLFKLVSPTVFEQVRYQLFELMSKPQTLRESITAENYIRGKTRLSRSAVMNVLSALKAGGYITILNGHLKEIKHIPAQF; encoded by the coding sequence ATGGCCGCAGAGGTACTGTTTAAGCTCGTCTCACCCACCGTATTTGAGCAGGTTCGCTATCAGCTTTTTGAGCTCATGAGCAAACCGCAAACACTGAGAGAGTCGATCACCGCCGAGAATTATATCCGCGGAAAAACCCGGCTTTCTCGTTCCGCAGTGATGAACGTGCTCTCGGCATTAAAAGCCGGAGGCTACATTACAATACTGAATGGGCATCTGAAGGAAATAAAACATATTCCAGCGCAGTTTTAG
- a CDS encoding fimbrial protein, with translation MKFNKLIAAGTILAVNLVNLPHAFAANTITFNGNITDATCDVSLEYKGAAVGTAGTGTIALDEVSKTALAGANSSAGQVPFFIVAENCTLGTPAKTKVAANFKSANGDNQGYLNNTASTDAATNVQFRLLDSNRSTIKVNDPGQSTTSQFTAIDTEAGGKTRMPYFVEYVSAAGSATAGSVVSTVDYELMYQ, from the coding sequence ATGAAATTTAATAAATTAATAGCTGCTGGCACAATTCTGGCGGTGAATTTAGTTAATCTACCGCACGCCTTCGCAGCAAATACCATTACTTTTAACGGTAATATTACAGATGCAACATGCGACGTTTCTCTGGAATATAAAGGCGCCGCTGTTGGAACGGCTGGTACAGGTACAATTGCCCTGGACGAAGTTTCAAAAACAGCGCTGGCTGGTGCAAACTCCTCTGCAGGCCAGGTACCGTTCTTTATTGTGGCTGAAAACTGCACCCTGGGTACGCCTGCAAAAACCAAAGTGGCGGCCAACTTTAAAAGTGCTAACGGTGACAACCAGGGCTATCTGAATAATACAGCGTCAACTGATGCAGCGACAAATGTTCAGTTCCGCCTGCTGGATTCGAATCGTAGCACAATTAAAGTGAACGACCCAGGTCAGTCAACCACGTCACAATTCACCGCTATTGACACTGAAGCAGGTGGTAAAACCCGGATGCCCTATTTTGTTGAATATGTATCGGCAGCCGGTTCTGCAACTGCGGGGTCAGTCGTCAGCACTGTGGATTATGAGCTGATGTATCAGTAA
- a CDS encoding fimbrial biogenesis chaperone, which yields MLFFSKKAATVYCALSAGMMMSQPGHASIVLDGTRVIYQGSKSQVTLSLTNKNARPVLIQSWIDTGNENTSPEKISVPFVITPPINRVDSNKGQTLRISYTGVPALPTDKESVFWLNVLEVPAKDKNSDDIKQKLNVVFRTRIKLFYRPEGLEGKSSDAPEQLHWQLNGKNATVQNSSKYNVTIFSVNFKDKNITSETAGKMLAPGETKQFPLNNTGNIDGLSFSTINDYGALIDHKAKR from the coding sequence ATGTTATTTTTCAGTAAAAAGGCAGCAACAGTATATTGCGCCCTTAGTGCTGGCATGATGATGAGTCAGCCAGGTCACGCCAGTATTGTTTTGGATGGAACCAGAGTCATATACCAGGGAAGTAAAAGTCAGGTTACGCTCAGCCTGACAAATAAAAACGCCAGACCTGTATTAATTCAGAGTTGGATCGATACGGGGAATGAGAACACGTCACCCGAAAAAATATCCGTCCCTTTCGTGATCACTCCGCCGATCAATCGGGTAGACTCGAATAAGGGCCAGACGCTGCGTATCAGCTATACCGGGGTTCCAGCGCTCCCTACTGACAAAGAGTCAGTGTTTTGGCTCAATGTTCTTGAGGTCCCGGCAAAAGATAAGAACAGTGACGACATCAAACAGAAACTCAATGTTGTCTTTCGCACGCGTATTAAACTTTTTTACCGCCCTGAAGGGTTAGAAGGTAAAAGCAGTGATGCACCAGAACAATTACACTGGCAATTAAATGGTAAAAATGCCACGGTGCAAAACAGCTCAAAATATAACGTCACTATTTTTAGTGTTAACTTTAAAGACAAGAACATCACATCTGAAACTGCCGGTAAAATGCTGGCACCGGGTGAAACAAAACAATTCCCTTTGAACAATACGGGCAATATTGATGGGTTATCTTTTAGCACAATCAATGACTATGGAGCGCTCATTGATCATAAAGCGAAACGCTAA